Genomic segment of Jaculus jaculus isolate mJacJac1 chromosome 6, mJacJac1.mat.Y.cur, whole genome shotgun sequence:
caaggtgtcatatgcatctggagttcatttgcagtggctggagactctgctgcacccattctctctatctctttctctctcattcttttatttatttatttatttatttattttttggttttatgaggtagggtttcactttagcgcaggctgacctggaattaactatgtagtctcagggtggcctcaaactcatggcaatcttcctacctctgcttcccgagtgctgggattaaaggcgtgtgccaccatgcctggctctcattctttttttttttttttaataaattttattttatttatttgagagagcgcgagaaagaggcagagtcttgctctagctcaggctatggtaattccctccatccccccacttggccctttgaaactccactctccatcatatcccctccccctctcagtttctcttttattttgatgtcatgatcttttcctcctattatgatggtcttatgtaggtagtgtcaggcactgtgaagacatggatatccaggccattttgtgtctggggggagcacattgtaagaagtcctacccttcctttggctcttacattctttccgccacctcttctgcattagaccctgagccttggaaggtgtgatagagatctttcagtgctgagcactcctctgtcacttcttctctgcaccatggtgacctctgagtcatcccaaggtcactgcatctgaaaagagaagcttctctaaccaaaagtgagagtagcattaatatatgggtatgaacattaagggaagtgcttactgggaaatttggtgagcatagtatatacacttagctagacaccagcagactttacatgcctaggtctcatgactaccccggttgtaggttttcagtatcagggatgtattccctcccatggagcaggcctccagtccaattagagggtggtttgtttcccccataacagatgtgccactattacacccattggctcatgtggcctggctggccaaatataaggcttgcagtgtccactgttgggtatcttcactggtgattttgctctccctcccattgaactgcatgcagcatggctttttccagctttctgtcagctggtctacatggaggaggttatcagctcagttgcagcaggacttctcagtggccttgcagcccaagcatgtggagtcttcagcaatagggtcttaccatctattcctggtgggaaaccaagggcctcggcaatggcctgtaatgttttgggggcatcatggacaacaattcactggaaggtatcccatccctggcactgaaaattttctagtaacaatatgtagctcctgtgtgttccattgtccaaaaaaagtaggtttccatataacttaattatatcctcatagattttgattagccctccctccacctttcctttactcaatctcttcccctgacctcacttaggccttttcacccccattaatctgttcttctacttacatacatacaatgccatcctattaagtcccccctccctccctttctattccctctatgtctcctttctagcttactggggtctcactgtagcgcaggctggaactctctctgtagcccaggctggcctcaaacccacagtgagtgatccttctacctcagcctcttgagtgctagaattaaagatatgtgccatatATACAGCCAAAttcagtattttatattttattgattgatttgcaaggagagagagagagagaaagggctcttcaatttttttttttaaatggtcccTTACGAAACTCAGAGTtaactgattcagctagtcttgcTAGCTagcaagtcctagggatcctcctgtctcctccccattgctggaatggtgggctcagcatttaaaaaatattttattaacttatttgctactgagttttattctaactcacgtacaagtccaaacatttgtagctatgctccacatatgagagagaacatgcgggtttaggcctgggttacctcatttaaatatattcctttccaggtccatccattttcctgcaaattgcaTAATTTCACGAttctttactgctaaatagaaatctattgtataaatgtaccacatcttcattatccattatccattcatctaggctggttccatttcctagctactgtgaatagagtggcaataaacatggatgtgcaagtgtctctaaggtagtgcgacaaatccttaggatatatgcctaaaagtgatatagctgggtcatatgataaatctatttttagctgtttcaggaaccaccacactgatttccacaatggctgtgctagactatattcccaccaacagtatagaagggttcctctttttcccatccttgccagaatttaatgttttttgtttttgttttttcaaggtagggtctcactgtagcccaggctgaccttgaattcgctatgtagtctcagggtgtccttgaactcttggtgatcctcctatttctgccttctgagttctaggattaaaggtgtgcaccaccactgccctgctaaactattttatttttatatatttattagagagagagaaaaaaaatgggcagaccagggcctctagccactgcaatgaactccagatgcatgggccatcttgtgcatctggcttacgtgggatctggagaatcaaacctaggtccttaggcttttcaggcaaagtgccttaactgctgaaccatccttcctgccctcttctttttttttttttttttttgaggtaggatctcactctagttcaggctgacctggaattcactatgtatctcagggtggcctcaaactcctggtgatcctcctacctctgcctcccaagtgctgggattaaaggcatgcgccaccatgcctggctccctttgttttttttttttttgaggttgggtctcagtttatttcaggctgaacGGGAACTCACTCCGtcgtcccagtctggcctcaaattcagtgattctcctagctcagtctcccaagtactaggattaaaggtatgtgccactattccTGGCTCAGGCATGGTTTTCCTAAGGAAATATTAATTATATCTCTTCCACATAGGAACAAGTTCACTAAGggtcaaggtttttttttgtatacTTGAGTGATTGGTTGCTTTCATAATGCTGGAGGTTAAGCCCAGGGCCTCTGGCATGCCAGTCAAGCATTCTACCACCTAGGTATCGcaaccctgctttttttttcttctctctctctctctccttttttacttatttaatttttgttttttagagatagggtctcactctagcccaggctgacctggaacttactatgtagtctcagtgtggtcctcaaactcacagtgatcctcctacctctgcctcccgaatgctgggatgaaaggtgtgcacccctatgcctggctcttttttttttctttcctttttattgtcaatttaattctttttggtttttttttttgaggtagggtctcactctggcccaggctgacctggaattcactatgtagtctcagggtggccttgaattcttggcaatcctccttacctctgcctgctgaatgctgggtttaaaggcatgcaccatcatacctgttttttttttccaacgtatttatttatttgggaaaaggagagtatgtgtatgagcatgccaagacctcttgcctcTATAGACACTTTGTGTATTtagctttacttaggtactggggaattgaattggactagcaggctttgcaagccagtgccttcaaccactgaaccatctttccatgcccattccttttttcatttttttaaaaaaatgtattattatttttgttttttgaggtagggtctcactctagcccaggctaacctggaattcagtctgtattctcagggtagcctcaaactcatggtgattctcctatctctgcctcccaagtgctgcgattaaaggggtgtcccaccatgcctggctccagtcctgctttttaaaaaaacatttttatttatttgcaaggagagaggggggggatgggcctccagccactgcaaaagaactccagatgcatgcaccaccttgtgcatctggctatttgtggttactggggaatcaaacccaggccgtcaggtttGGAGGCAGGTGACTTAActtaatttactatgtagtctcagggtggcctggaactcacagcaatccttctacgtctgcctcgcaagtactgggattaaggcatgtgcaaccatacccagtttaaaagatattttatttagccaggcaatgatagagagagagagagagagagagagagagagagagagagagaaagagaaagaggggaaatggatgcatatgaacttcagatgcatgcaccactttgtgcatctgtctttacatggggactggggaatcaaactcaggttatgTATTGCAGGCAACCGCTTTAACcattgggcaatctctccagccctgttttttgtttttgaggcagggtcctgcTATATAAGCCAAGCTCTCCTTGAATTTGAAGTCCTCCTGCTTCCTTTCAgagagctgagattataggtgtgtattgGCTTGCACCTCAGTTTTGTTatctttaaaatgataaataataatttacttGAACACTTTCACAAAATGTCATAGAATTAGTGTTAAAAAGCagatgttcagggctggagggatggcttagcagttaaggcattttcttgcaaagccaaaggacccaggttcgattacccaggacccacgttagccagatgcacaagggggtgcatacatctgcagttcgtttgcagtggctggaggccctggcacacccgttctctctccctctctctctccctctttctctgccaaataaataagaagcagatgttcgggctggagagatggcttagcggttaagtgcttgcctgtaaagcctaggaccctggttcaaggattgattccccaggacccacgttagcctgatgcacaaggtggcacaggtatctggagttcgtttacagtggctggaagccctggcgcgcccattctctctctctttctctctgcctctttctctgtctgtcgctatcaaataaatgaatcaaaaataaacaaaatattttttaaataaacaagaaacattttttaaaaagcaaatgttcGGCTTTGCTTGCAGGACGCCTCCCGCTCTGGGTCAGCCCTCATACTCTTGCCTCTTCCTTGCCCCTTGGCACCATGGATAAGACCAAGCTGAAGGCCAAGCAAGCTGAGCATTTCGAGGACATGGCCACCTGCATGAAGGCCATGACGGAGCAGGGCGCCGGGCTGACCAACGAGGAGCGCAATCTGCTCTCTGTGGCCTACAAGAATGTGGTGGAGGGGTCACAGGTCCGCCCCAGGGTCATCGCCAGCATTGAGCAGAAAACCAACACCTCTGACAAGAAGTTGCAGCCGATTAAGGACTGTTGGGAGAAAGTGGAGTCAGAGCTGAGGTCGATTTGCACCACGGTCCTGGAATTGTTGGGTAAGTATTTGATAGCCAATGCAACTAACCCAGAGAGTAAGGTCTTCTACCTGAAAATGAAGGGAGATTATTTCCAATACTTTGCTGAAGTCGCATGTGGTGATGATCACAAACAAACGATAGATAATTCTCAAGGAGCTTACCAAGAGGCATTTGATATAAGCGAGAAAGAGATGCAGCCCACGCGTCCAATACGCCTGGGCCTGCCTCTTAACTTTTCCGTATTTTACTGTGAGCTCCTTAATAACCCGGAGCTTGCCTGCACACTGGCTGAGATGGCTTTTGATGAGGCCATCGCTGAACCTGACACACTAAATGAAGACTCCTACAAGAACAGCGCCCTCATCATGCCGCTGCTTAGGGACAACTCAACATTGTGGACATCAGGCAGCGCAGAAGAATGTGACGCAGCAGAGGGTGCCGAAAACTAAGGGCATACAGGGTGTCCTCCTCCTTCTCGTCAAGAAAAGCTTTTTACATCTCCATTCCTTACTCCCCTCGGATTTCCTATAGCAGAGAAACCCATTCATGTGTATGGAACCAACTGTTTATATAGTCTTTTCTCACTGCAGCTTTGGGAAAACTCCACTCCTTGACTTGCGTTTGTCTTGGCTTTCCTGGTGTGCAGTTACTGCTGTAGAAAAGTATTAATAGCTTCATTTCAGGTAAACATAAGTAACTTCCAGATACCTATGTAGAGCACTAAAAATGTATTTGGTATTTAAGTAACCTGAACCAGTTCTACCAAGTGACTGTGTTTTGTATTATTGTGAAGATATGAAAATGTAGCCAATTACAATTTAGAGTGTTCCACATAACTTCTTAATTTCTACATTCCCTCCCTGACTCTTGTTTGGGGATTTCCTTTCAGAAAGCAGCTTTTTGATGCTCTTACTGCATATTCCTTTTTAGTAGGAAGTATTAGGTTGAATGGGAAAGCACTTAATGTAGCTGGGATTGGGGTCACAAATCCAAATGCCTCCTATGTCACATATTTTGGAGGTCATATTTGTCTGTGACACCAGGAAGTTTccttattcattttcatttgctgCTGTTTGAGTTGACAACTTCCCTTCCCAATAAAAATTCACTTACACCTCCTGCCTTTGTAGTTCTGGTATTCCCTTCACCACTATCAGAAGTAGCATGGTGCTGCCAGAATACAGGCATTGCTTTTGGCAAATTACAGTGCATGGCATTTTTCAAGACACAAGAAAGGGGAAGTCAAGTACATAAGTCCAAGTGTAAAACTTAATACTTTTCCATGCAGATTTGAGCACATGTGAGAGGGTGTCCACTGTGTGTATTGACTCTTCTTTAGAGAGCTGGACCACTATATTATGTGTTCTGATCATTGACTGTAGTCCCAAAAAAGCCTTGTGAAAATATTCTGTCCAGTGTAACAGCAGagtgacataaaataaaattacattttataaaaccacttactatggctttgtaacaattgcatatgcatattttaaagaACAGATGAATTTGCTACTTTTTGAAGCTTATTGATACTTCCCTTTTATGTATAATGTAGTAGTGATATTCATATTTCTGCATTGTGGTACACTTGTCTGAGGATGCCCGGAAATGTGTAAAATTGGATTATATTTCTTAGTGTTATCATAAATAGATACATGGGTAATCTCTTCCTCAGATGTAAATGATAATCTGGTACATGTCATGGGATAAAGTGGACATTTTATAACTAAAAAAAGCAGATgttcgctgggcgtggtgacacacgactttaattccagcactcaggaggtagaagcaagaggatctttgcgagttcaaggccaccctgacactacagagtgaattccacattagcctgggctacagtgaaatcctacctcaaaaaaacaaaacaaacaataaaaacagatgAACACAGATGttgactgagactacatagtaaattccaggtcagcctgagctagagggagagcctaccctgaaaaaaacaaaacaaaacaaaaaataaataaattaaataaaacagatgTCCTTAGCTGGGCAtaataactttaatcccagcactcaggtgataggaggattgctgtgagtttgaggcaaccctgagactaaatagtgaattccaggtcagcctatgctaaagtgagactacctcaaaaacccaaaacagggctggagagatggcttagcggttaagtgcttgcctgtgaagcctaaggaccccggttcgaggttcggttccccaggtcccacgttagccagatgcacaagggggcgcacgcgtctggagttcgtttgcagtggctggaagccctggcgcgcccattctctctctctccctctatctgtctttctctctgtgtctgtcactctcaaataaataaataaaaattaaaaaaaaaacccaaaacaaacaaacaaaaggtgttCAGGGCTGTctctggctaaggcacttgctgcaaagcctaaggaccagagttcaattccccagtacatccATAACGCcatatgaacaaggtggcacatacctctggagttcgtttgcagtggctgaaggctctgacgtgcccattctatctgcctatctctctctctctcaaataaataacaaaatttaaaaacaaacatcataaacaaaccccagatgttcAAAGAAACattaaacctgaaaaaaaaaaaaaaactcttggggAGGGTTTGATTTCTTGGGGGAAAGCTACATACTATATAGTTTATTCCCTCCAATATGAACAGGCACATTACCATACAAAATGCTCTGGGGAATAAAGAAACCAGTTTAGCTTGATGTCAACCAGTGTTTCCCAAATTTATTTGGGTGTAGAACAGTCTTGTCAGATAACATCTTCTTAGTATCCCATGCAACTACTTTTTTGAGACCCAGTTTGGTTGCTACCATGAATATTTTAGGTATAAGAAATAGGTAGGGGAAAAGCACAACCTTGTGAGCTGTTCTCtactgtgtgtggtatgtatgtaccTGTTAGAAATTGTGGCCtcaggcccagcatggtggtgcactcctttaatcccagcactggggaggcagaggtaggagggttgctgtgagttcaaggccaccctgagactacagagtgaattccaagtcagcctgaactagagtgagaccttaccttgaaaaacaaaacaaaacaacaaaaaaaagtggcctcaggggctggagagatggctcagcagttaaggtgtttgtctgcaaagccaaaggaccttggttcaatttcccaggacccacgtaagtcagctgcacaaggtggcgcatgcatatggagttcatttgcagtggctggaaggcctgtggtgtgctcattctctctctctctctcaaataaataaaagagaaatataaaatgcactattattttttaaaatgtttttatttatttgcaagcacacaaacagagagaatcAATTGGCCTGGCCTTCCatctgctacaaactccagatacacgtgccattttgtgcatctggctttaagtgggtacatGGGTCATCAGGGTTTGCTGAACTATCTGTCCAGCCTATAAATGTATTGTTTTTTCCAGTGCTAGGAATCAGATCCTGGGCTTTGCATATGTtaaacaaatttctttcttttgttttgttttttcgaggcagggtctcgctctagcccagattgacctggtattcattcactatgtagtctcagggtggccttgcactcatggcgatccttctacctctgcttcctgagtgctgggattaatggtgtgcaccaccatgcccagcttgttttttcaaggtagggtctcactctagcccacactgacctgaaactcactctatagtctcaggttgacctcgaactcacaatgatcctcttaccccagtctctcaagtgctggaatttaaggtatgtgccactgactgcactttactctttttttttttttttttttttgagctcaaATTGGCCTGGAattttccatcctcctgcctcgtactaggcaaatgctctaccagaGAAATTCCCTCAAACGTTGGataatattttgaaatgattttcttttcatttaaaaatatttaacagtgttgggcctggtggcacatgcctttaatcccagcactcgggaggcagaggtaggcggatcaccgtgagttcgaggtcaccctgagactccatagtgaactctaggtcagcctaggctagagtgagaccctgcctagtaAAACATATTATTTCGTTCCCGAGGTTGTCTCTTGGTGGGGGCAGGTCATTCACTCCTCAGCACCCGTCCACCATGGACCCCGGGAGAGTAAAGGGCCTCGTTAGGCATTTCCTGCAGCCGGGGCCTCTGAAATAGTCTTCAGGGATGGAGGGGAAGGTGAAAGGGGCAGAAAGCGTCCGTCGCGGACTCGTGAGCTGCGCAACCGAGTCCAGCACGATGAGTTTTCCGGGTGGACCTCGAGCAAAACGCCGCGCTCCCCGCTCCTCTCAGCGCACCCGCCTTCGGCCACCTCCGCGGAGTTTCGGCTCTTTCCGTCAGTTCCCGTTCGGCCCCTCACTCTCGGCGCGCGCTGGTCCCCTGGCTCCCAGCGGCGCCGCTCTCCGCGGCCTTTGGCGGTCCGGCGCGCCCACGCGAGTACGCTTCCCACCGGTTCCGTTTACTTTGTCCCCGGGCCCTCCCTTCAATCCCCAGGTAATTCCTAACTTCTCGCGACACCCCTGGCCGCCTGGAGTcggccctcctcccctcctcctcccctcctcctcccaccgAAGGTGTCGCGCTCGCCGGCCGCTCCGGCCTTGCTCGCGCGCGCCCCGGCGCCGTAACCTCCCCTCAGGCTCGGCGGAGCGGGGTCGCGCTTGCGCGGGCACGCGCTCTGCGCTCGGCCTGGCTGGCGCGTGCGCGCGCGGGCTCCGCGGAGGGCTGGGCGAGCGGGCGGAGCGGGCCGGGTTGGGGGCGAGGGTCGCTGTGCATCCGCTGGCGCTCGAGCCTCAGCCGCCGCTGCTGTTCGCCGCCGCGGGGCTGACGAGGCAAGCGGGGACGGCGGCGGTGGGGGCGGGGCGGCGTCCGGCCCGGGGAGAGCTGGGGGGAGGAGCGAGCCGACgacgacggcggcggcggcggcggctcctggggaggaggaggaggaggaggagaggctcGGTTTTTATCCCTCTGACACTGGAGCGTCCGGGACGCAGAGCCCGGAATTGGGGCGGCCGAGGCGAGCGTGGGGCCCCGGGCTAGGTGAGGCTCGGGGTGCTGGGTGAAGAGGCTGGTGGGATTGAGAAGAGCTAGACGTGGAGGGCGGGCTGGAGCGAGGGACGAGGCGGAAGGGGCAGTTGTTGGGGGCTGGGGTACCTGGAGGAGGGGGTTCAGAGGGAGAGTCCTCTGGGACCAGGCCTGCTCCGAGGGCCCAGGGCTCTTGGGGTTAGTGGGGCGCGGGAAGATTTCGCGTGGGTCCCAGGTGGGGAGTATCTCTAAGGGATAGGCCCGGGAAACAATGGAGTGAGGGGGTCTctggtgtgagcatgtgtgtgcggAATTTGCATTGAAGAAACAACATTCTTTAAGATGGAAAAGTGTGAAAGAATGGGCCGTTTGGGATGTGAAGTACGATGAAATGGAGATGTTTAAAATCATCTGCTTGGGTATCAGAGGTCCTTACGATTTGAGAGCTAtcatgggattaaagatgagggCTGGGAGGCTATTCTTGGAATTGAGAGGGAAATGGAGTAGAAAAGGCAGAAGTAGAGAAATAAGAAGGCAAGAGTGTAGGGTAGGTGGTAGGGGTGTCCTCCTAATTCACCCAAGATGATTGGACTCTTTTAGAATGTAGGTCAGTCTCAGTCTTGACTCTTTGCTAAGGAGTGCAAGCCAGTCTTTTAGTCATTTTATCATTTGTAGTCTATTTTATTGGTAAGGAATACTTGTAATATTTATTCCTGGTCTGCTTAGCAGGTTACTGTACAAAATGGTCTTCTATTCAATGAAATAGGAGAGAACAGATGAACAGAAATAATTTGCTATGTGTCAGTGATATTGCAGAGTAGAGAATATTTGGATGGAAATGTGATGAACAGTATTGATGAAAAAATCTAAGTTTCTGTACTTTTTTAGAATTTTGGTTTTCAACTAAGAAATGTTCTTGTACTGTCTgatactatttttgttgttgttgctttgttttgtattctgaggtagagtctcactctagcccaggctgacctggatttcactatgtagtctcagggtggccttgaactcatgacagtcctcctacctttacctccggagtgctggggttaaaggtgtcacttcaggggctggagagatggcttaacagttaaggcatttgcctgcaaagccaaaggatcccggtttgattctccaggacccacgtaagccagatgcacaaagggggtacacaggtctggagttcatttgcagtggctggaggccctggcgcgcccattctgcctccctctctctctctgcctctttctgtctatcaaatcaataaaatgttttcaaaggcACCACTTCACTGGGATACCAACCCTTTTCCTTTATTGCTTTCCTATCTTCTTTTTttgcagggtcttgctctgtagtacaagctgtcctggaattcattatatagctcaggctggccatgaactggTAGCAGTCCTTTTTACttcagcctcttaaatgctgggattacaagcatgagccaccatgctgtgTTTTGCATTTCTAGACCAAATTTGAGATGGTACTAAATGGAAGATTGCTGATTTTGAAATTGTCAATAGCATTCTGTATTTATAACTGTTTATATGTTAAGtccttaatatatatttttaaatttttacttatttatttgagagtgagagatgaagggggggggagggagagaatgggcgtgccagggtctccagacattgcaaattccagctgcatgcgtcaccttgcgcatttggcttatgtgggtcctgggaagttgaaccgaggacccaggttcaattccctgggaccctcattcaattccccaggatcc
This window contains:
- the LOC101594223 gene encoding 14-3-3 protein theta-like — protein: MDKTKLKAKQAEHFEDMATCMKAMTEQGAGLTNEERNLLSVAYKNVVEGSQVRPRVIASIEQKTNTSDKKLQPIKDCWEKVESELRSICTTVLELLGKYLIANATNPESKVFYLKMKGDYFQYFAEVACGDDHKQTIDNSQGAYQEAFDISEKEMQPTRPIRLGLPLNFSVFYCELLNNPELACTLAEMAFDEAIAEPDTLNEDSYKNSALIMPLLRDNSTLWTSGSAEECDAAEGAEN